The sequence below is a genomic window from Humulus lupulus chromosome 3, drHumLupu1.1, whole genome shotgun sequence.
gaaaggaaaataaagaaaagagaaaaaaagacATCTAATTCTAATGCACTAAACAGTGATATGTAACAACCGCACCTAATACTAGAAGAAGGTTCAATTAAGGCAGCAGAACCACAATGGAAGTTTACAATTTCGCCATAAGAGCATAGTACATCTGTTAGTGTGCTTCGAATGCTCCAAGGGAATCCTTGAGAAGTTTCTGTGCTTCTTCTCTCCTCCTACACAAatctcagaaaaagaaaaagaaaaaaaagtttagAAATAATAATGGGAAGAAAAGTTTTCCTCTTCAATGCCCCAGATAAAATAGCAAGATGAGAACATTTTCATCTTAGAAAGTACTCATCGAGTAAATCAGTAAATTGCTGAAACCATACCATTTAATATCCTCCACAGCTTGTTTACGACATTGTATCTGAAGTTCTAGAATGTGAATGAGTGTTGCTCTAGCCTGCAGATTAATGACACCAGTATTATAAAGTAGATTCTCTCATGAACTACCATGTAGATCAAGAATTGCCGTTCTAGTACCCAAGAGATTTTGAAATGGAAGCCAAGAAATGATGTTCCAAATATCTTACCTGGTGAGGCCGTAATGAATTGAGGAGATGATGCAAgtttttgaatataagagatatATCCTCAACTCTCCTTGCATATTGTGATGGTCGAGACACAAGAACATCGGCGAGTTCCAAAATGTGGAGCAGCAAATCTCTGCTAAGTGACCTCAATTCCTTCTTAAAATCTAAAAGATATCAAAGTTTGTTATCCTTAGGAAAGCAGCACAAAGATAACAAATAAAGACATAATCTTAGTAGTAAAGAAGATCAAAACACCAAAACAACCATGACAAAGAAGATGTAGACACTGACCCAACACATGCCCTCACACCTGAAACCTATTTTTTCATATCtcagtaaaaaaaaaagaaatgaaaagaaatacaCATGGAGAAAAAAAGATTTACTTCTCATTCCCCACTTATTCATTATCAATCAAACAGAAGTTTGAAAACTGAAAGGGcccaaatataaatataataaaataaatgttacTAGTATCTAATACTGATTTTTTTAACAATGGTAAACGTTGCCCTATCCATCTGGTTATATCTATGTTTTCTTATTCATACTGTAAGGCTGATTAAAGCATCATAATTGGACTAATGTAGAACTCAACCAAACTCCAGAAGAAAACAAAATATTAGGTGATCATACATGGTTTCGATCATAATTATATCAAACAAACTTTCCCAAGTTCTGAAATGTAGGTAACGAAAGGGATCATATATAAACGAAAATCAACTAGTCTAATTCAATAAACTTCTAAAGGAAAACAATGTATTTGGAGATAAATCATATCAAATAAAGCAACAAACTTTTGTGAGCTCTGAAAAGTAGGATTGATTAACGAGATAATTATACAAAGCTTTAGGTATTAAAACTACTAACCAATATTTGGTCCTTTTGGGTATAACTGCCGCACACCCTGCTCTTCCAAACTTGGAAGCACGTCATCAGTCTTTAGAATAATAACACAAGAAAATTAGAATGGGAATTGAATCGAACAACttcaaaaaaaaatgtttataaacaCAAGTAGAAATTTCTTTTCTCAATTTTCTGATACTAAGCTCCATTCCTTTTAAAATTCGCCCAAAAAacatatatgtgtttatatatataacttaccTTCAAATCATTCTCATTTCTTGTACTTATTTCCACCCAAAAATTTATGGGAGCtaaaatctcaaaaaaaaaaatggtaacgCTCTAACTGCCAAAGTACATAAAATACTGAGAACTGAGATAGAGAAAAAGTGGGAAAATTCTGACGGTGTAGGTGCTCCCATAACAGACGTAAGTTCCTACTGCTGGCGGAGGAGGCGCCGGAGCAGATTTGGGGTCTTGAAGAAAATCTTTATAGAGACGGTAATATGGCGGTGGTGGCGGGTAGGTAGCTGTCGCCATTGTTAGGTTGTGCAAACCAAACCTAAGCACCAATCAGGGTCGATGAAAAGTTTCAAAGTTAGATGATACAAGGAAAGTAAAGTTCAATTAAAACCCTAACCCTAATTGGTCAAtggtaaaagaaaaataaaaccagCGTAAATGAactaaatttattaataattttttaatattctgTTTGGATACTAAGAAATTGCCgattaagaaagaaaaatagaaaatatCTCAAAATTTGGATAACGAGAGATTGCACAAAGAAAGGGAAAACTTTCTCTTCGATTTTCACTTTCTTTTTCTCGACGACCAAACAGACCCAAAGGCCTAGCCTGCCTTGGTTGGTTTCTGTCTTTCTGAGGCAACCCCTCTACCAGCGTCAGTTGCGATGAAATATTAGCATTTTAGTACTTGAATCACAACCGTCCACGTCACCATTGATAAGAGGACTACGGTCCAGATTAAAGTTTAAACAAAAGGGAAATGAAAtgttaaaaactaaaaattttaaaaactGAAAGAACGAACAAGAAAGACGAAGAGAAAATGACGGTTATAACAGTTGGCTAAAAAACAAAAGGAGCACTTTACATTTTAAAAGAGTTTCCCTCAAAATTCTCAAATTTTGTCATCCCTTTTGGATGATTTTTAATCTGGGTTTTTCATACcctaaagtttttttttctttaccaTTCTTCTCTATcgcttttaaatttaaaaattgaaaGTTTCGGTACAGTTCTATGGATCTGAGACGGTAACTTTGAAGCTTTAGTCGCAGATCTTCAAGACATTGAGGAAAAATGCAGGTAAGTCTTGTCTCAATCGTTCAATTCCATCGAATTCGTTTCgtgtttttaaataatatttgacTTCTGTATTTACATTTTAGATTCAGTCACAGATTTTTTTCTAGGTATATTATAAATATTCTTTCAAACTCTCTGATTGTGAGCTTGGACAAGTATTCATTTAGAAACTCAATTTCTGGTTTTATGGTCTGTTCATCTGGGAACTAAGAAATAAATATTGTAATCAAATTTCGCTTTAAAAGAGAAATTAGCATGGCAAACTATGAAGATTTCACTATTTTATAAATCCAGAAGAAAATTTTACTTCAgaggattttttaattttttttactttagaGTTTCGAATCCCAAATTTTGTGCTCATGTTTCAAAACACATGTATATACCTATATATGTGTTATGTATAGGCTTGGTAGTTTCTTAGCTTGTTACAAGGAAAGTGGATTTTTTAGCTTTAATTTTGTTTTACAGACATCTTCAGGCATGGAAACTCCTGCAATTAACACTGAACATAAACCCGAAAAGATTGAAGATGGAAAAGGAGTTACCTTATTCCATTGTGATCTCTACGATACAGAACTAATCCACAAGATAGCTCAAGCTTTCCTCCCTGGAATAGCTACAGCCTGTGTTGACAACACATCAGGAGATATCTTTCGGACCCCAGCCTCAGTAGCTGCTGAATTCAGAAAGGAAATGGTTGACTACATTACTCAGAGAAGTGAAAATTTTGTTGCAGAAACTTTTATCTTAGAAGGTGGTCCAGGAGTAGAAGTTTCTGATCACCCTTATGACATAATTTCTGACTTTGTTGATGACTTTTCTAGCCTGAAGAGAAACTTATTCAGTCGAGTTTCTGGATGGCTGCTAAGTGAAAAGAGAGAAGACAAGATCGATGATTTTGTCCAAGAGATGGAGATTAATGGATTTTGGTTGACTGATAAAAGGGAAGCCATAGCTCAAGCTTTGCTTAAGAATGTTGATTTCAAGAATAAGTATCACTGCAACATGAAATTTGATTCTGCAGAAGAGCTCGCTGAGCATGTTGGGAGCTGCGGTTACCGATCAATGAATTGCGAAAATGAGGGATGTAATGCCATGTTTTCTACAAGGCATAGGGAGAAGCATGATTCTAGTTGCCCTTTTAAGATAATTTCGTGTGAACAAAAATGCTCCGAGCATATCATGAGACGCGATATGGACAGACATTGTATCACTGTCTGTCCTATGAGGCTTGTGAGTTGCCCTTTCTATTCAGTGGGTTGTCAATCCCCTATAACTCATCGTATGCTTGAACAACATTGTTCAAACAATCTCCATTCTCACTTACTTTATGTTCTTCGAAGTATTCATAAGGAAACTTCTGAAGAAGATCTGGAACAACGAATAAACGAAGTTGAGAAGGTATGCATCAGCTTCTAGTTTTATGCATCGATAAAATTTCTCATAAAACTATAACATAGTACATGTTTTCAAGCATTTTTTAAGACGTAGTCATCTCTCAATATGGCATTTTCTTTTAAGCATCTCTGATCTCATACGTTGATAGAAATCTTTTTAAGATTTAAGATCCAGCTTTGCATTTGAATATTGTTTCCTATTCTTTCTCCTTTAGATTTGATATAGCCTCCTATTTCTAGAGTTTTGTAATGCAAAACTGAACATAGAAGAAAAGTTCAAAACCATATTTTCATTTCAAGTTGTCCTTACTACTTGCCATGTACTTTGTAATTTCATGATTGTCAAACTACTGCTTGGTTACTTTGGATTACAGTAAGAGTCTGTGATGTAACATGACACTATGACAGGAATTATCATCTGGTCAATTGGCGAAAGCAAGAGAACTGAGATCCTTAACCACTATAGTTAAGAATCTTGAATCAAAGCTACGGCCATTCAAACCGAACAAAGAAAACAAGGATAAGGAAGAGACAGTAGAAACCCCAAATTTGTTGGATGAATCAGAGAAAGTTGAAAGTTAAACTCAAGGCCGGCAACTCCCACCAGTAGCAGTTAAGCATGAAATTGAGTTCTTTTACCAAACCAAAAACTCGTGTCCAATTTTCCTCTTGGATGATCTTCTCTCTGATATATTCTGCATCTtctttttgttgattttttttatccGTAACCCATTTTTATTATCTTAACATGATTAATGggaatatacatttttttttaattcactTCACTAAGAGGAGTTCGGGTCATCATAGAAGATGACCTTCATGTTGGTTTTTCCATTTTCAACTGCCATAGAAGACAAGGACTGCACTAGGGCTTAGATTTCTTTTTGGATTGGAACAATCAAGATTTGAAGATGCAAAGCCTTCGGAGCATAAATTCCAAATCTGAAAAACCCAAGCCTAAACTTTTAAAAATGGGTGAAGCATGGAATTTTATTGTAATTACTCACTAACTTCATAGAAAGGGTGCACGCAGAGACCATTATGAATCTCTAAACAAACTCAGAAAAATTAAATTAATCTAAGCAAATGAAGACATGTAAATGAAACTAGAGTGCTTTTCATAGCCATCTACAAAATCTCCAAGTCAAGAACTTTAAGTTTAGAAAAATGCAGATTCTTAAAGCTAAAGTTTCCTCTTCTAAAAGTCTACTATGGGGATCTGGCTGCCTACGGCCAGCAGAAGTGTAGTCCTAACTATCTCAGTGCCTTACATTACTTACCGCAATGATAAAAAAACTTCTCTGAATGCTGGAATGCTTATTGCTAAAGCCTACAATCTCAGCATCATGGAAAAACAATGCAATGAGTTGGCTTGTCCCAACTTTTGCAGCATCCATTGTTCATCGTCATCTTGCAAACAATTCTGTAAATCTGTGCAACTAAGAGGACTCATTTTCAAATTTCACTAGCTGATCCAAGTTCAGAGATTCATAGGATAAGGAGCATGTAAAGATGCAAGTCCTTAGAGCATCTTCCTTGATTTTGTTTTTCAGCATCTAGAAAATGTTCTCATGTTTACTGAGGAGATTCCAGGCTTCACAGGACTTGATGTCTGTTATCTCCGTTTCTTTCCGGGTGTCCGGACCCACACTCTAAGCCCGTGGGGCGCCCGATTTGGAGTTAAGGCCCAGGTCGGGCCCGTTTGACGAGAGGAAAACAGATATTGGCAGCCCAAGTCTGGGCAAGGCCCAAAGGGCGTCCAGGAGTGCGGACCAGGACCTCCGTCGGGGCAGGTGGTATGAACCCGGAACTGCTCCCCACAACGTCCCGAGGCGCGGCAGAGAAGGTCGTGGCTCGCAAAACTAAGATGGGCGCGGGGATCGCTGTGGATAGACCCAGATCCTAGTAAACGGTCCAGGATCCTGGTAATGGTCCGGGACCTTGGTGAACGGAGGGGGACATTGGTAAACGAACCCGAGTCGGGTGTCCGAGTTGGGTGAGATAAAGTGCCCAGGATACTGACatcgtcccatgaagcgtgggggttgtcTCCACgcttaacctgcagaagaggctaCCTCAGGATTGTACGTCGTTGGTTCAGAACTGCGCCACCACTattctgaccgatcttgtcccccaaatcttcctcgtagcctAGAGAACCCAGAATGAAACTCCAGTTTGTCTCATGCcttagaataagatattatttGGTTTGGCTAAATGGGCTTAGATTATTGTACGTTTCATATTTTAATCAtttgtattgggctcccatcagAGAAGCTAATGGTATTTacgcccttattgggcccgggtcagcccggcccaagcctaGTGCACTCctgtgcctataaatacgaatagtggtgcactgaggaggggatccgagattttgattgtaagcagttactctgctcaaacttgccgaaaaactccattgtcaaaggttctctaagctctaatacaactgtctcgtggactaaggcttattaacaccccaaccacgtaaaaaccttgtcttTACTCCTCAAATCATTTCTTTTAAGCTCTCTAATCTTTTATTATTAAAGTTTCTGAAAAACTTGGcaaacattttggtactttcattaagagcctgagaaagctagagTCGATCTTGAACATCTCCAACgatggtgaacacaagacacaccactttcaacCCTACTAATcaagaacaaggcaatggagagccactgccgaGCCAACCTCTTCCTCAGGGTCAATATGAAGACACGCCTCATCAGATGTCCCAGCCTGACGAGTCGCAAAACTACGAAGGCGGGGCAGAATATGAGGAAGATTACTATGAAGAAGAGGAGGGAAATGAGGGTGAATACCACGATCTCGAAGCTGAGGATCCCGCGATCCCTAAAGAAGTAGACCCCAACCAGGAGGACCCGGAGGTGACTAAACTGAGTCAGCAGgtcctggaccaagaggccaggattgccgaacaaaaggaagccactcaacggatgcaagaatccctccaAGCCCTGCAAGCTTTCATAGCCGCCCAAGGCTTAGCGGCTAACCCTCCATTCGTTTCGCCTCTAGGAACACAGCCGCCCACTTCGCAGCTAGGAATGGTGCGTCCGGAGAAGCGAGGTCGATTCCTACTCCGGGACAAGATCCCGGACAGGGCCCGGTTAACTCGGCCCAAGGGAAAGGGAAGGCCAAAGAAAACCCCCAGAGGGAAGTCCCTCCTGTCCAGAAGACCGGGACCCGTCCccagccgctccctaggaaagagaaggtgcgccccgtcccaggataGGGCCACCCAATCAATCCGCGAGGGACGCGCCCGCAGGGTACCAGGCCCCAGCCCGCCCCAGGGTGGACTGGACGAGAACGGTCTTTCCACCCAAGCGCTTCCATGAACCAGCGCCACCGGGAGCGCCAGCAGAATGACGAGCCAAATGCCCCCAGTTCCGGGGACGATACATCTCGGGTAGACCTGCGCGATGGGCTGAATGCTCGAAAGGAATGGGCCCGCAAGAAAAAGATCCACTCCCGAGATGGCAATTTGAGAAATAATCTCAACGACAGAAG
It includes:
- the LOC133823500 gene encoding mediator of RNA polymerase II transcription subunit 7a-like isoform X2 translates to MATATYPPPPPYYRLYKDFLQDPKSAPAPPPPAVGTYVCYGSTYTTDDVLPSLEEQGVRQLYPKGPNIDFKKELRSLSRDLLLHILELADVLVSRPSQYARRVEDISLIFKNLHHLLNSLRPHQARATLIHILELQIQCRKQAVEDIK
- the LOC133823499 gene encoding uncharacterized protein LOC133823499, which produces MQTSSGMETPAINTEHKPEKIEDGKGVTLFHCDLYDTELIHKIAQAFLPGIATACVDNTSGDIFRTPASVAAEFRKEMVDYITQRSENFVAETFILEGGPGVEVSDHPYDIISDFVDDFSSLKRNLFSRVSGWLLSEKREDKIDDFVQEMEINGFWLTDKREAIAQALLKNVDFKNKYHCNMKFDSAEELAEHVGSCGYRSMNCENEGCNAMFSTRHREKHDSSCPFKIISCEQKCSEHIMRRDMDRHCITVCPMRLVSCPFYSVGCQSPITHRMLEQHCSNNLHSHLLYVLRSIHKETSEEDLEQRINEVEKELSSGQLAKARELRSLTTIVKNLESKLRPFKPNKENKDKEETVETPNLLDESEKVES
- the LOC133823500 gene encoding mediator of RNA polymerase II transcription subunit 7a-like isoform X1 → MATATYPPPPPYYRLYKDFLQDPKSAPAPPPPAVGTYVCYGSTYTTDDVLPSLEEQGVRQLYPKGPNIDFKKELRSLSRDLLLHILELADVLVSRPSQYARRVEDISLIFKNLHHLLNSLRPHQARATLIHILELQIQCRKQAVEDIKWRREEAQKLLKDSLGAFEAH